In Prunus dulcis chromosome 1, ALMONDv2, whole genome shotgun sequence, the following are encoded in one genomic region:
- the LOC117614268 gene encoding probable disease resistance protein At4g19520 gives MPVNIESLDLSKTAVKELPSSVWSLEKLCSLNVNHCKALEKLPSNSCNLKVSGTFSLNGCVSLGEFSELPRYTSYLDLSKTAIKELPSSLESLFGLTSIRLFACGSLLSLSTSIHKLKSREILDLQLCSEFQYFPEILKPMEHLTSLSLSSTAVKVLPSSIGNLIGLRKLDLHHCGDLEVVPNSIYSTSNLETLNFHGCWCLGKLPPVSVDQVRLLSLKELILAECGIKEIPDALVCLTSLCSFDLKDTEIKSIPASIKQAAQPSSLCLTYCQSLESLPELPPLLQCLEAGRCTSLKKVSSSRTALTQGWDVFSPPRLEEKPIFSGCPKLDENARSVGFLENKIVILFIQQKIGTRFYKGVGVLAFNN, from the coding sequence ATGCCTGTCAACATTGAATCCTTAGATTTATCTAAGACTGCAGTAAAGGAATTGCCTTCATCAGTTTGGTCTCTAGAAAAACTTTGTTCCTTGAATGTTAATCATTGTAAAGCCCTTGAGAAACTTCCGAGCAACAGTTGTAATCTGAAAGTCTCCGGTACTTTTAGTCTAAACGGCTGCGTTTCTCTTGGCGAGTTTTCGGAGCTTCCCAGGTATACAAGTTACCTAGATTTGAGTAAGACAGCAATAAAAGAATTGCCGTCATCATTGGAGTCTCTCTTCGGTCTCACTTCAATTCGTCTCTTCGCTTGCGGCAGCCTTCTGAGTCTCTCAACAAGCATTCACAAGTTAAAATCTCGTGAGATTCTTGATCTTCAATTATGCTCTGAATTCCAGTACTTCCCAGAAATACTGAAGCCTATGGAACATTTGACGTCTCTTAGTTTATCAAGTACAGCGGTTAAAGTTCTACCCTCATCGATAGGAAATCTAATTGGGCTTCGAAAATTAGATCTCCATCACTGCGGGGACCTTGAGGTTGTCCCAAACAGTATCTACAGTACAAGTAATCTTGAAACTCTCAACTTTCATGGCTGCTGGTGCCTTGGGAAATTGCCTCCCGTCTCAGTAGACCAAGTCAGATTGCTCTCTTTGAAAGAACTAATCCTCGCTGAGTGCGGTATCAAAGAAATCCCTGATGCCCTCGTTTGCTTAACCTCATTATGTTCCTTCGATTTGAAAGATACCGAAATTAAGAGCATACCTGCAAGCATCAAACAAGCTGCTCAGCCGTCTTCCCTGTGCCTAACCTATTGCCAGAGCCTTGAATCTTTGCCAGAACTCCCCCCATTGCTGCAATGTCTTGAAGCAGGTCGTTGCACGTCACTGAAGAAAGTGTCAAGTTCAAGGACTGCACTCACACAAGGTTGGGACGTATTTTCTCCTCCACGGCTTGAGGAGAAACCTATATTTTCTGGATGCCCAAAGTTGGATGAGAATGCAAGAAGTGTTGGGTTTTTAGAGAACAAAAtagtgattttatttattcaacaaAAGATAGGTACAAGGTTTTATAAAGGAGTAGGCGTATTGGCCTTCAACAACTAG
- the LOC117614289 gene encoding uncharacterized protein LOC117614289: MPGIAPEVISHKLSISPVYKPVRQKRRSYDAERYEAMRTEVDKLQTIGFIREATYPVWLANSVMVRKATGGWRMCQDYTDLNKACPKDSFPLPRIDQLVDATAGQELLSFMDAYSGYNQIFMHPPDSEHTAFITDKGLYCYNVMPFELPIFYVSKVLQSAELRYPQLEQLALALVVSARRLRSYFQAHGIKVLTNQPLRQVLQKPEISGLLIKWAMELGEFDIQFVPRPAEKGQAIADFISELTPLTAQPTPEAVTETGLPDELDAERFDTSTPVWGLHVDGSANQQGCGAGLVLTTPDGLKIEYALRFDFRTSNNEAEYEALLAGLRLAKSMNAKQIRNHSDSQLIVNQVMADFAAKDASMYAYLSTAHQLLQSFQAYEIKQIPRGENSHADALAPLASAINDKVGRKVPVEILAQPSTVASETCTVRYEDTWMSPIYSYLTNGTLPEDKAQARKLRYRSARYTVVNNVLYKRGYTTPYLKCLTAEQGDYVLREIHNGVCGNHSGSRSLAHKAFRQGYFWPTMHQDTNSLVKRCDKCQHFGNVPHIPAEPLTPIVSPWPFAQWGLDLIGPIPQAVVPVEIGEPSYRTENFAPKPNEEAISLSLDLLEEHRAHANLRNEAYKQRVSRYYDSRVRNRSFRIGDWVMRKVSLATKDATEGTLGPSWEGPYEIIGILRSGTYRLRDSNRKTLGILGTWNI, encoded by the exons ATGCCCGGCATCGCCCCCGAGGTCATCAGCCATAAACTCAGCATTTCCCCCGTTTATAAACCCGTTAGGCAGAAGCGCCGATCGTACGATGCCGAACGATACGAGGCCATGCGTACAGAGGTCGAcaaacttcaaaccatcggCTTCATCCGGGAGGCAACGTATCCCGTATGGCTGGCAAATTCCGTGATGGTGAGAAAGGCCACAGGCGGGTGGCGAatgtgccaagactatacCGATCTCAACAAGGCCTGCCCGAAGGACAGCTTTCCGTTGCCACGGATAGACCAGCTTGTGGACGCTACTGCCGGCCAAGAActgctcagcttcatggaCGCCTATTCCGGCTACAAtcagatattcatgcaccctccCGATAGCGAACACACCGCATTCATAACGGACAAAGGGTTGTACTGTTAcaatgtcatgccgttcg AGTTACCAATTTTCTATGTCAGTAAGGTACTCCAGAGTGCTGAACTTCGGTATCCCCAATTAGAGCAGCTTGCACTAGCCCTTGTTGTCTCGGCACGAAGACTTCGGTCATACTTTCAGGCTCACGGAATCAAAGTCCTGACCAACCAACCGCTCCGGCAAGTGCTCcaaaaaccagaaatttcTGGCCTATTGATCAAGTGGGCGATGGAACTCGGAGAATTTGACATACAGTTCGTTCCGAGGCCCGCCGAAAAGGGCCAGGCTATTGCCGATTTCATCTCCGAGCTTACCCCATTAACAGCACAGCCGACGCCCGAGGCGGTGACCGAGACCGGATTGCCAGATGAGCTAGACGCCGAACGCTTTGACACCTCAACTCCCGTATGGGGTCTGCACGTCGATGGTTCGGCAAACCAACAAGGATGCGGAGCAGGCTTGGTACTGACAACACCGGACGGACTCAAGATCGAGTACGCCCTCCGATTCGACTTCCGAACCTCCAACAATGAAGCGGAATATGAAGCTCTCCTGGCCGGCCTTCGGTTAGCCAAGAGCATGAAtgcaaaacaaataagaaatcaCAGTGACTCCCAGCTCATCGTGAACCAGGTAATGGCAGACTTCGCCGCCAAGGATGCCTCCATGTACGCCTACCTTTCGACCGCCCATCAGCTACTCCAAAGCTTCCAAGCCTACGAGATCAAGCAGATCCCCAGAGGCGAAAACAGCCATGCCGATGCATTGGCGCCCCTGGCTTCGGCAATAAACGACAAGGTCGGAAGAAAGGTGCCGGTGGAGATTCTTGCCCAACCGAGCACGGTAGCCTCTGAAACGTGTACCGTACGGTATGAGGATACATGGATGTCTCCTATCTATTCGTACCTGACGAACGGCACCCTTCCTGAGGACAAGGCCCAGGCCCGGAAGCTTCGATACCGATCAGCAAGGTACACTGTCGTCAACAATGTGCTTTACAAGCGCGGCTACACCACCCCATATCTCAAATGCCTTACGGCAGAACAGGGGGACTACGTTCTTCGGGAGATCCATAACGGTGTGTGCGGCAACCATTCCGGGTCCCGGTCCCTCGCCCACAAAGCCTTTCGGCAGGGATACTTTTGGCCGACCATGCATCAGGACACTAATTCACTTGTGAAAAGATGTGATAAATGTCAGCACTTCGGTAACGTTCCGCATATCCCTGCCGAACCTCTGACACCGATTGTAAGCCCTTGGCCTTTCGCACAATGGGGACTAGACCTGATCGGTCCAATACCGCAAG CTGTGGTGCCTGTGGAAATTGGCGAACCTTCCTACCGAACGGAAAACTTCGCACCGAAGCCGAACGAAGAAGCCATTTCTCTAAGCCTCGACCTACTCGAAGAGCACCGGGCACATGCCAACCTTCGAAATGAAGCCTACAAACAACGTGTCTCTCGGTATTACGACTCTAGAGTCAGAAATCGCTCATTCCGAATCGGagactgggtcatgcgcaaggtatCACTAGCAACCAAAGATGCCACGGAAGGAACCCTCGGACCTTCCTGGGAAGGACCTTATGAGATCATCGGTATCCTTCGATCAGGAACCTACCGACTAAGAGACTCCAACCGCAAGACCCTCGGCATCCTTGGAACGTGGAACAtctaa